A genomic window from Sulfurospirillum diekertiae includes:
- the rlmB gene encoding 23S rRNA (guanosine(2251)-2'-O)-methyltransferase RlmB, with the protein MIIYGKQLFLHLLNHYPSRIETVFLPKKCDPKLFSQIARVTQNICTIDERKAQALCHGGNHQGFIAEIKDLELVPFNEIKQGSFLVILDEVTDVGNIGAIVRSAYAFGADGLILSGMKTCNLEAILRTSSAAAFELPIALCPSTRDMLNELKQIGFTLYGADMGGVDVKEVTFAPKRVLIMGSEGKGLSPKVKERLDTVVSIKMARAFDSLNVSAAAAVLCDRIANG; encoded by the coding sequence ATGATAATCTATGGAAAACAACTCTTTTTACATCTGTTAAATCACTATCCTTCAAGGATCGAGACGGTATTCTTACCCAAGAAGTGTGACCCTAAGCTTTTTTCACAAATCGCGCGTGTCACACAAAATATCTGTACGATTGATGAGCGAAAAGCACAAGCCTTGTGTCATGGTGGAAACCATCAAGGTTTTATTGCGGAGATTAAAGATCTTGAACTTGTTCCGTTTAACGAAATCAAGCAGGGCTCTTTTTTGGTGATTTTAGACGAAGTAACGGATGTAGGCAATATTGGTGCTATTGTCCGTAGTGCCTATGCGTTTGGAGCAGACGGTTTAATTTTAAGCGGTATGAAAACCTGTAACTTGGAGGCAATTTTACGTACGAGTAGTGCCGCAGCATTTGAATTACCGATTGCATTATGCCCTTCCACACGTGATATGCTCAACGAACTGAAACAGATAGGGTTCACACTCTATGGCGCAGACATGGGTGGTGTAGATGTTAAAGAAGTGACTTTCGCACCTAAACGTGTTTTGATTATGGGAAGCGAAGGAAAGGGTTTATCGCCTAAAGTAAAAGAGCGATTAGATACAGTAGTTTCAATCAAAATGGCAAGAGCATTTGACTCTTTAAATGTGAGTGCAGCAGCTGCTGTACTGTGTGATAGGATTGCCAATGGATAA
- the trxA gene encoding thioredoxin, producing the protein MGKYIELNASNFDSTVADGVALVDFWAPWCGPCRMIAPVIEELASDFDGKAKICKVNTDEEQDVAIKYGIRSIPTILFFKNGELVDQMIGASSKQVLADKVNSLLK; encoded by the coding sequence ATGGGAAAATACATAGAGTTGAATGCATCAAATTTCGATAGTACTGTAGCTGATGGTGTAGCATTAGTAGATTTTTGGGCACCATGGTGTGGACCTTGTCGTATGATTGCTCCAGTGATTGAAGAATTGGCCAGTGATTTTGATGGTAAAGCAAAGATTTGCAAAGTCAATACTGATGAAGAACAAGATGTCGCAATTAAATATGGTATTCGATCAATTCCAACTATTCTTTTTTTTAAAAATGGTGAATTAGTAGACCAAATGATTGGTGCATCATCCAAACAAGTTTTAGCTGATAAAGTTAATTCACTTCTTAAATAA
- a CDS encoding NAD(P)/FAD-dependent oxidoreductase, whose protein sequence is MLDLAIIGGGPAGLSAGLYATRGGLKNVVMFEKGLPGGQITSSSEIENYPGSAEILSGLDFMAPWSEQCMRFGLKHAMEEVTRISKNEDGTFQIDLAGGKSEQAKSVIVCTGSTPKKANFEGEAELFGKGVSTCATCDGFFYKNREVVALGGGDTALEEALYLSHICSKVYLVHRRDTFRASPSTIEKVKNNPKIELVLNVTVKKAYGDKMGLNGIIVVDNAGNERDIVVPGVFVFVGMNVNNTILKQKDGNFLCEMDENGNVVVDLSMKTSVKGLFAAGDLRTKASKQVVCAAGDGATAGIQALEYVNH, encoded by the coding sequence ATGTTAGATCTAGCAATTATTGGTGGAGGTCCTGCTGGACTTAGTGCCGGATTGTATGCAACGCGCGGTGGTTTAAAAAATGTAGTAATGTTTGAAAAAGGACTTCCTGGTGGACAGATCACTAGTAGTAGTGAAATTGAAAATTATCCAGGAAGTGCAGAAATTTTAAGTGGATTAGATTTTATGGCGCCTTGGTCAGAACAGTGCATGCGTTTTGGCTTAAAACATGCAATGGAAGAGGTCACTCGTATTTCTAAAAATGAAGATGGTACATTTCAGATTGATTTAGCAGGTGGTAAAAGTGAACAGGCTAAAAGTGTCATCGTTTGTACAGGAAGTACTCCCAAAAAAGCTAATTTTGAAGGTGAAGCTGAATTATTTGGTAAAGGTGTGAGTACCTGCGCAACGTGTGATGGATTTTTTTATAAAAATAGAGAAGTTGTCGCTTTAGGCGGCGGTGATACTGCTTTAGAAGAAGCACTTTATCTCTCTCATATCTGTTCAAAAGTCTATTTAGTTCACAGGCGTGATACATTTAGAGCAAGCCCCAGTACGATTGAAAAAGTGAAAAATAACCCTAAAATAGAACTTGTATTAAATGTTACAGTGAAAAAAGCCTATGGCGATAAAATGGGTTTAAATGGTATTATTGTCGTAGATAATGCAGGGAACGAAAGAGATATTGTTGTTCCCGGTGTATTTGTTTTTGTTGGGATGAATGTCAATAATACCATTCTAAAGCAAAAAGATGGCAATTTTCTATGCGAAATGGATGAAAACGGTAATGTTGTTGTAGATCTTAGCATGAAAACATCTGTAAAAGGGCTTTTTGCAGCAGGTGATTTAAGGACAAAAGCTTCAAAACAAGTGGTATGTGCAGCAGGAGATGGCGCGACAGCTGGTATCCAAGCTTTAGAATATGTGAACCATTAA
- the dapB gene encoding 4-hydroxy-tetrahydrodipicolinate reductase, which yields MIHVGIHGSTGRVGRLLIDNLIKDKEAKPYVLHAIEEFSFTPPKDAVVTDDVLTLLQKSDVVIDFTISIGTETLLENALKHPTPLVIGTTGLNEHQHNLLKEAANNMPILYSTNMSLGVAVLNRLVELASKSLSDFDIEIVEQHHRFKKDAPSGTALTLGEHAARGRGLNLDDVRISGRNGLIGERSKDEIAIMALRGGDIVGRHTVGFYNDGEFIEMNHTATSRDTFAKGAIKAAKWIINQPNGLYTISDCLGL from the coding sequence ATGATACATGTTGGAATTCACGGCTCAACGGGTAGGGTAGGCAGGTTGCTTATTGATAATCTGATTAAAGACAAAGAAGCAAAACCGTATGTTTTACATGCCATAGAAGAGTTTAGTTTTACTCCTCCTAAGGATGCAGTTGTTACGGATGACGTACTTACTCTTTTGCAAAAGAGTGATGTGGTCATTGATTTTACAATCTCCATTGGTACAGAAACATTGCTTGAAAATGCTTTAAAACATCCAACGCCCTTAGTGATTGGTACAACAGGATTAAATGAACACCAACATAATCTTTTAAAAGAAGCAGCCAATAATATGCCTATTCTTTATTCTACAAATATGTCTTTAGGAGTGGCTGTTCTCAATCGTTTAGTTGAGCTTGCTTCTAAAAGCCTCAGTGATTTTGATATTGAGATTGTAGAACAGCACCATCGTTTTAAAAAAGACGCACCTAGTGGTACAGCATTAACTCTTGGTGAGCATGCTGCGCGTGGACGAGGTCTCAATTTAGATGATGTTCGCATCAGTGGGCGCAATGGTCTTATTGGGGAACGTAGTAAAGATGAGATTGCCATAATGGCGCTTCGTGGTGGTGATATTGTAGGTCGTCATACGGTAGGATTTTACAATGATGGCGAGTTTATTGAAATGAATCATACTGCAACTAGTCGTGATACCTTTGCCAAAGGCGCAATTAAAGCCGCAAAGTGGATCATCAATCAACCAAATGGTCTTTATACGATTAGTGACTGTTTAGGTCTTTAA
- a CDS encoding molybdopterin molybdotransferase MoeA, with protein sequence MPISYQEALKIIQTHIKPLHVNKTLPLLKAINRIASADVYAKFALPKYPMSLKEGYGIAFSVDKTVYTLLSPPYPNPIPLGYGVSLSTGERIPEGADTIIAEEDVVLEQENCIKIPLHVTQTQHIKKEGEDIAKGELLLKKCERVSAQKITALSSQGITQIKTFQKTTVSILSIGNQLASGEIHNSNAMSLAARIIELGGKVDEIEICEENETKILERLKALVQKSDCVITTGAMSRHDAMRYLLETKTLTPLFHHVRIAPAKPSALSLLENKPILHLPGLPLGCMLGFEMLGVPLLRQLQHQLCIIPDFITCINQKRVTCKDNCMSAIPGYSDGRNFVCAPYYEAGRLNILSQCNGYTLMEDQESIEEGREIPFFYFTHPPVS encoded by the coding sequence ATGCCTATTTCTTATCAAGAAGCGCTAAAGATTATTCAGACGCACATCAAACCTTTACATGTAAACAAAACATTGCCTCTTCTTAAGGCAATTAATCGTATTGCAAGTGCCGATGTTTATGCTAAATTTGCACTTCCCAAATATCCAATGAGTCTTAAAGAGGGTTATGGTATCGCTTTTTCTGTGGATAAAACAGTTTATACCCTACTCTCACCTCCCTATCCAAACCCTATTCCTTTGGGTTATGGAGTGAGTTTATCCACAGGCGAGAGAATTCCTGAAGGAGCTGATACCATTATTGCGGAAGAAGATGTCGTGTTGGAGCAAGAAAATTGCATCAAAATTCCTTTACATGTAACGCAAACACAGCACATCAAAAAAGAGGGTGAAGACATCGCCAAAGGTGAATTATTACTTAAAAAATGTGAACGTGTTAGTGCCCAAAAAATTACAGCTCTCTCTTCACAAGGTATCACTCAAATCAAAACATTCCAAAAAACGACTGTTAGCATCTTAAGCATAGGCAATCAACTCGCCTCGGGTGAAATTCACAACTCAAATGCGATGAGTTTAGCAGCAAGGATTATTGAACTGGGTGGGAAAGTGGATGAAATTGAAATTTGTGAGGAAAATGAAACAAAAATTTTAGAAAGATTAAAGGCACTCGTTCAAAAATCAGACTGTGTGATTACGACTGGAGCGATGAGCCGGCATGATGCAATGCGTTATTTATTGGAGACAAAGACACTAACACCGCTTTTCCATCATGTACGCATTGCTCCAGCCAAACCTAGTGCACTCTCTTTACTTGAGAACAAACCTATTTTACATCTTCCTGGTCTGCCCCTTGGATGTATGCTCGGTTTTGAGATGCTAGGAGTTCCACTCCTGAGACAATTGCAACATCAACTGTGCATTATTCCTGATTTTATTACTTGCATCAATCAAAAACGTGTTACATGTAAAGATAATTGTATGAGTGCCATACCAGGATACAGCGATGGGAGAAACTTTGTATGTGCCCCTTATTATGAGGCAGGAAGGCTCAATATCCTAAGCCAATGCAATGGTTATACCCTTATGGAAGATCAAGAGAGCATTGAAGAGGGAAGAGAGATTCCCTTCTTCTATTTTACTCATCCACCTGTTTCGTAA
- a CDS encoding YraN family protein, which yields MGLQEGLEAENKASFFLEKEGYTLLARNFHSKFGEIDIIALKDNILHFCEVKFSEKYDPILRITATKMTKIIKTIKYYLLLHPNSYDYQIDAILVTPEKIEIIKNISY from the coding sequence ATGGGTTTGCAAGAAGGACTAGAGGCTGAAAACAAGGCCTCATTCTTTCTAGAAAAAGAGGGCTACACACTTCTCGCACGCAATTTTCATTCAAAATTTGGTGAGATTGATATCATTGCGCTAAAAGACAACATTCTCCATTTCTGTGAAGTTAAATTTTCGGAAAAATATGACCCTATCTTAAGAATAACTGCCACAAAAATGACAAAAATCATTAAAACAATTAAGTATTATTTATTGCTGCATCCCAATTCTTATGATTATCAAATTGATGCTATTCTCGTTACACCTGAAAAAATAGAAATAATAAAAAATATTAGTTACTAA
- the rpmE gene encoding 50S ribosomal protein L31 encodes MKKDIHPEYVPCVVTCACGNSFETMSNKAELRIDICSSCHPFFTGSEKIVDAAGRVEKFKKKYSLK; translated from the coding sequence ATGAAAAAAGATATTCATCCTGAATATGTACCATGCGTTGTAACTTGTGCATGTGGAAATAGTTTTGAAACTATGTCTAACAAAGCCGAGTTAAGAATTGATATTTGTAGTTCATGCCACCCATTCTTCACGGGCAGTGAGAAGATAGTGGATGCTGCAGGTAGAGTTGAGAAATTTAAGAAAAAATATAGCTTAAAATAG
- a CDS encoding LL-diaminopimelate aminotransferase — translation MFDEIRFNTIDRLPGYVFAEINELKLAARHAGDDIIDFSMGNPDGRTPQHIIDKLVESAQKDGTHGYSVSKGIYKLRLAICNWYLRKYGVTLDPNTEAVATLGSKEGFVHLAQAIMNPGDVAVVPDPAYPIHAYAFMIAGGNVHKFGIDYNEKYVLDKVQFFAKLKKVFKESAPKPKFVVVNFPHNPTCVTTDVAFYEELVAYAKEERFYIISDIAYADLSFDGYETPSIFQVKGAKDVAVECYTLSKSYNMAGWRVGFVVGNKKLVGALQKIKSWFDYGMFTPIQVASTVALDGPQECVDEIRETYHKRRDILVESFNNAGWPMEKPKSTMFVWAKIPKVAAHLGSMEFAKQLLQEAKIAVSPGIGFGESGEGYVRIALIENENRIRQAARNIKKYLKSLEG, via the coding sequence ATGTTTGATGAAATTAGATTTAATACAATTGATAGATTACCAGGATATGTTTTTGCCGAAATTAATGAATTAAAATTAGCGGCCCGTCATGCAGGGGATGATATTATCGATTTTTCAATGGGTAACCCTGATGGAAGGACTCCACAACATATTATTGATAAGCTCGTTGAGTCAGCCCAAAAGGATGGCACGCATGGCTATTCTGTAAGTAAAGGTATTTATAAACTTCGTCTTGCCATTTGTAATTGGTATTTACGTAAATATGGAGTTACTTTAGATCCCAATACAGAAGCAGTTGCAACACTAGGAAGTAAAGAGGGTTTTGTACATTTAGCACAAGCTATCATGAATCCAGGTGATGTTGCGGTTGTACCAGATCCTGCTTATCCAATTCACGCCTATGCCTTTATGATTGCAGGTGGTAATGTTCATAAATTTGGAATAGATTATAATGAAAAATATGTACTTGATAAAGTACAATTTTTTGCAAAATTGAAAAAAGTATTTAAAGAATCAGCACCTAAGCCAAAATTTGTGGTCGTCAACTTTCCGCATAACCCTACATGCGTTACAACGGATGTTGCTTTTTACGAAGAGTTGGTTGCGTATGCTAAAGAGGAACGTTTTTACATTATCAGCGATATCGCATATGCTGATCTCTCTTTTGATGGGTATGAGACGCCTTCTATCTTCCAAGTGAAAGGTGCTAAAGATGTTGCTGTTGAGTGCTATACACTCTCAAAAAGCTACAATATGGCAGGTTGGCGTGTTGGTTTTGTTGTGGGTAATAAAAAACTTGTGGGAGCCCTTCAAAAAATCAAATCATGGTTTGATTATGGTATGTTTACTCCGATTCAAGTTGCCTCAACTGTTGCCCTTGATGGTCCACAAGAATGTGTAGATGAAATCAGAGAGACGTATCATAAACGTCGCGATATTTTGGTTGAGAGTTTTAACAATGCAGGTTGGCCGATGGAAAAACCAAAATCAACCATGTTTGTATGGGCAAAAATTCCTAAAGTTGCTGCACATTTAGGAAGTATGGAATTTGCAAAACAACTACTTCAAGAAGCAAAAATTGCTGTGAGCCCAGGCATTGGTTTTGGCGAGAGTGGTGAAGGATATGTCAGAATTGCCCTCATTGAAAATGAGAATAGAATACGCCAAGCAGCACGTAATATTAAGAAGTATTTGAAGAGTTTAGAAGGTTAG
- the purF gene encoding amidophosphoribosyltransferase, which translates to MCAIVGVFDVKHASKIAYYALFAMQHRGQEATGISASDGKKIRTIKDNGLVTEVFNEGKLAFLHGDMAIGHNRYSTAGSDSVKDAQPVAASYKLGDISIVHNGNLINKHEVRSKLVEQGAIFQSSMDTENIIHLIARSQQGKLKDRIVEALNVIKGAYCLLIQSRSKMFAIRDRYGVRPLSIGKMKEGGYIVASETCALDLVDAEFVRDVRPGEMVIFQQGKEEFESIQLFEPDPHICAFEFIYFARPDSVIEGKNVYAARKKMGMKLAELAPVEADLVIPVPDSGVSAALGYAQASGIPFEMAIVRNHYVGRTFIEPTQAVRDLKVKLKLSPIHKILEGKKIVVIDDSIVRGTTSRQIVKLLKRAGAAEVHMRIASPTIEHPCLYGIDTPSYKELISANKSVEEVREYIEADSLAFLSIDALKESIGNDMNYSLVSFDGNYFIK; encoded by the coding sequence ATGTGCGCAATTGTTGGTGTATTTGATGTAAAACATGCTTCTAAGATAGCCTATTATGCTCTGTTTGCGATGCAACATCGTGGACAAGAAGCAACAGGTATCAGTGCCAGTGATGGCAAAAAAATTCGTACCATTAAAGACAATGGATTAGTCACCGAAGTCTTTAATGAAGGAAAACTGGCTTTCTTACACGGAGATATGGCAATAGGTCATAATCGTTACTCTACGGCAGGAAGCGACTCAGTGAAAGATGCTCAACCCGTTGCAGCAAGTTATAAATTGGGTGATATTTCGATTGTTCATAATGGTAACCTCATTAATAAGCATGAAGTAAGAAGTAAACTTGTTGAGCAAGGTGCTATTTTTCAATCTTCTATGGATACAGAAAATATTATTCATTTAATTGCACGCTCTCAACAAGGTAAACTTAAAGACCGTATTGTGGAAGCACTGAATGTCATCAAGGGTGCTTATTGTCTTTTAATTCAAAGTAGATCAAAAATGTTTGCGATACGTGATCGTTATGGTGTCCGTCCTTTGTCGATTGGTAAAATGAAAGAGGGTGGTTATATCGTTGCAAGCGAAACGTGTGCACTTGACCTTGTAGATGCAGAGTTTGTAAGAGATGTACGACCTGGTGAGATGGTGATTTTTCAGCAAGGTAAAGAGGAGTTTGAAAGTATTCAACTCTTTGAGCCAGATCCCCATATCTGTGCTTTTGAATTTATCTATTTTGCGAGACCTGATAGTGTAATTGAAGGTAAAAATGTCTATGCTGCGCGTAAAAAAATGGGTATGAAACTGGCGGAGCTTGCTCCTGTCGAAGCAGATCTTGTTATTCCTGTTCCTGATAGTGGCGTGAGTGCAGCATTAGGTTATGCTCAAGCCAGTGGCATTCCTTTTGAAATGGCAATTGTTCGAAATCATTATGTTGGAAGAACATTTATTGAACCTACGCAAGCGGTGCGTGATCTCAAAGTGAAACTTAAACTCTCTCCTATTCATAAAATTTTAGAAGGTAAAAAAATTGTTGTGATTGATGATAGTATTGTAAGAGGTACTACTTCGAGACAAATCGTTAAATTATTAAAACGTGCAGGTGCTGCTGAGGTACACATGCGTATTGCTTCTCCAACAATTGAACATCCTTGTTTATATGGTATTGATACGCCAAGTTATAAAGAGTTGATTAGTGCCAATAAAAGCGTTGAAGAAGTTAGAGAATATATTGAAGCAGATTCATTGGCATTTTTAAGTATAGATGCACTTAAAGAGAGTATTGGAAACGATATGAATTACTCATTGGTGAGTTTTGATGGAAATTATTTTATTAAATAA
- a CDS encoding homoserine dehydrogenase, with amino-acid sequence MIKVGIIGVGTVGSHVIKILQENEDIITARSGKKIVPIMGVVKDITKKRDVNIPLSSDVNDILENPDVDIVVELMGGVDEAYKIVTHALKNKKAVVTANKALLAYHRYELRDLAGTIPIGYEASVAGGIPIIKALREGLSANHIEAIKGIMNGTCNFILTKMMNEKAEFADVLREAQALGYAEADPTFDVGGFDAAHKLLILASIAYGIDVKPEEILIEGIEHINSEDIYFAKEFGYNIKLLAIAKKSSDKVELRVHPALVPIKQMIAKVDGVMNGISVIGDRVGETMYYGPGAGGSATASAVVSDLIDIARHTQNSPMLGFIKPLEKSGLTLMNKDEIYTQYYIRVTVVDRIGVLSKISEILGKHSISISSFLQKQVAYKNESAVLLFSTHICKEKDIQKAIQELSELPFVELKPAMIRIES; translated from the coding sequence ATGATCAAAGTTGGAATTATTGGTGTAGGAACTGTTGGCAGCCACGTTATTAAAATTTTACAAGAAAATGAAGATATTATCACTGCGCGTAGTGGCAAAAAAATTGTTCCTATTATGGGTGTCGTAAAAGATATAACCAAAAAAAGGGATGTTAACATCCCTTTAAGTAGTGATGTTAATGATATTTTAGAAAATCCTGACGTTGATATTGTGGTCGAATTGATGGGTGGTGTGGATGAAGCTTATAAAATTGTAACACATGCTCTCAAAAATAAAAAAGCGGTTGTGACAGCGAATAAGGCTCTTTTGGCATACCACCGCTATGAACTACGCGATCTTGCAGGTACTATACCTATTGGCTACGAAGCAAGTGTTGCTGGAGGTATTCCTATTATCAAAGCTCTTCGCGAGGGGTTAAGTGCCAACCATATTGAAGCCATTAAAGGCATCATGAATGGTACATGTAATTTCATTTTAACGAAGATGATGAATGAAAAAGCAGAATTTGCAGATGTTCTGAGGGAAGCCCAAGCATTAGGGTATGCCGAAGCTGATCCAACGTTTGATGTGGGTGGATTTGATGCTGCGCATAAGCTACTCATTTTAGCGAGTATTGCCTATGGAATTGATGTGAAGCCTGAAGAGATTTTGATCGAAGGAATCGAACATATCAATAGTGAAGATATCTATTTTGCAAAAGAGTTTGGCTATAACATTAAATTGCTTGCAATTGCTAAAAAAAGTAGCGACAAAGTTGAACTTCGTGTACATCCAGCATTGGTACCTATCAAGCAGATGATTGCCAAAGTTGATGGTGTCATGAATGGCATTAGTGTTATTGGAGATCGTGTAGGTGAGACAATGTATTATGGGCCAGGTGCTGGCGGAAGTGCCACTGCAAGTGCTGTTGTTTCTGACCTCATTGATATTGCTCGGCATACACAAAATTCGCCAATGCTAGGCTTTATTAAACCACTTGAGAAAAGTGGTTTAACATTGATGAATAAAGATGAAATTTATACACAATATTACATTCGAGTTACAGTAGTAGATAGAATTGGTGTCCTCTCTAAGATTTCTGAAATTTTAGGAAAGCATTCTATTTCAATTAGTAGTTTTTTACAAAAACAAGTTGCTTATAAAAATGAGAGTGCAGTATTACTCTTTTCGACTCATATCTGTAAAGAAAAAGATATTCAAAAAGCAATTCAGGAACTAAGTGAATTGCCATTTGTTGAATTAAAACCAGCGATGATACGCATCGAGTCTTAA
- the rsmI gene encoding 16S rRNA (cytidine(1402)-2'-O)-methyltransferase — MIYFIPTPIGNLDDISVRSLKLLAECKTLFCEDTRITKRLLSLLAQKHNLEFQIKNFISMHSHNEDTVLSTIDKKIFEETVGYLSDAGMPGVSDPGAALVRFCQNNALSYEILPGANAALLAYVTSGIETHQFLFYGFLSHKGMDRQNELFEALNSPYAVIVYESPHRIEKLFEELAQFAPNRQIFAIKEATKLYEKRFLGTALEVQEASKKANLKGEWVIVIAPEIHQGGEAITKEDLIDLDLPPKQKAKLLSKLTGESIKEWYTKLQN; from the coding sequence TTGATCTATTTCATTCCTACCCCCATAGGAAACTTAGACGACATCTCCGTTAGAAGCCTTAAACTTTTAGCGGAGTGTAAAACATTGTTCTGCGAAGACACCCGAATCACTAAAAGACTTCTTTCTCTTCTGGCTCAAAAACATAACCTTGAATTTCAAATTAAAAACTTTATTTCCATGCATTCACATAACGAAGATACTGTTTTATCCACTATTGATAAAAAAATATTTGAAGAGACTGTGGGGTATCTTAGCGATGCAGGAATGCCTGGCGTTAGTGATCCAGGGGCTGCTCTAGTGCGCTTTTGCCAAAACAATGCACTCTCCTATGAAATTCTTCCAGGAGCGAATGCAGCCTTACTCGCATATGTTACAAGTGGTATTGAAACGCATCAGTTCTTGTTTTATGGCTTTTTGTCCCACAAAGGCATGGACCGCCAAAATGAGCTGTTTGAAGCACTCAATTCTCCTTATGCTGTTATTGTGTATGAATCTCCGCATCGTATTGAAAAACTTTTTGAAGAGTTAGCACAGTTTGCACCTAATCGTCAAATATTTGCGATTAAAGAGGCAACGAAATTGTACGAAAAACGTTTTTTAGGAACAGCTCTTGAAGTGCAAGAAGCATCCAAAAAAGCCAATCTCAAGGGAGAATGGGTGATTGTCATTGCACCTGAAATTCACCAAGGTGGTGAAGCCATCACTAAAGAAGATTTGATTGATCTCGACTTACCTCCTAAACAAAAGGCAAAACTCCTTTCGAAACTGACAGGCGAGAGTATTAAAGAGTGGTACACGAAACTTCAAAATTAA
- a CDS encoding 16S rRNA (uracil(1498)-N(3))-methyltransferase: MQFVYHPNAGIQTLSVDVREYEHIFKVRRMSVGEKLQWRNLEDVFLYEYEISKIGKKEAELDLIGKKELPLLPSKILHVGWSIIDPKIIEKTLPMLNELGVSKISFVYAEFSQKSHKLDLERMKRILINSSQQCGRSLLMQIEVLPTLQDYIKAYPQSHILDFSEIKLNETEKISSILIGPEGGLSQKERMLLQNQSIVGLTCNTILRSETAVVAAASKILA; encoded by the coding sequence ATGCAATTTGTTTACCATCCCAATGCAGGTATTCAAACACTGAGTGTTGATGTAAGAGAGTATGAGCACATCTTTAAAGTACGGCGTATGAGTGTAGGCGAGAAGCTTCAGTGGCGCAATTTGGAAGATGTATTTCTTTATGAATATGAAATTTCTAAGATAGGCAAAAAAGAAGCAGAACTTGATCTGATAGGCAAAAAAGAGTTACCACTTTTACCTTCAAAAATTTTACATGTAGGATGGAGTATCATCGATCCCAAGATTATTGAAAAGACGCTTCCAATGCTCAATGAACTGGGAGTTTCTAAGATTAGTTTTGTCTACGCCGAATTTTCGCAAAAAAGTCACAAGCTTGATTTAGAGCGCATGAAACGAATTTTGATTAACTCATCCCAACAATGTGGACGTAGTTTACTGATGCAAATTGAAGTGCTTCCAACGCTACAAGACTATATAAAGGCATACCCTCAAAGCCATATCTTAGATTTTTCAGAAATAAAACTGAATGAGACTGAAAAAATTTCTTCCATCTTGATCGGACCAGAGGGCGGTTTGAGTCAAAAAGAGCGAATGTTACTTCAAAATCAGTCAATTGTTGGTCTTACATGTAACACAATTTTACGAAGTGAAACGGCTGTTGTCGCTGCGGCTTCCAAAATATTGGCATGA